The nucleotide sequence GCTTTATGCCTCCAGGGCGGCTTACAAAGAGCGCTCAAGGCCAACTTCCAATTTGATTGAATGCGCTTCGATTCCCGAAGCTATTTTAAGGAGATGAAATTCCTTTGCATCTTTTAATATGCTAGACTTCCGCCATGTCAACACAACTCGAAAGCAAGACCGAACTCGCCACCAGCGAACCGAAAATGTTCGCCGTTTTCATGCTCAATGACGACTATACGACCTGGGAGTTCTGCATCAAGATCATCAACACCGTCTTCCACAAAACCATTGCGGAAGCGGACGCCATCACCCATGACATCCACACCAAGGGCAAGGGACTGTGCGGCATCTACACCTACGAGATCGCAGAGACAAAGGCTTTCATGGTTCGGGAGCAGGCCCGCAAAGAGGGCTTCCCCATGCGCTGCTCGGTTGAAGAGCAGTAACGACACACAATACAATTCCAAAATGAATATCTAGGAAAATATTTACATTGTTTGAAAAAAATACAAGAACTAATTCTTTCTATCTTTTAGTCAATCTCGGTAATGACCTCGAAATCACTTAAGGCCATCAAAATAATTTTGAAGGGTATCACACCATCTTTTTATATAGTCAATACTTACTTTATTCGTATTTACAAGATATGACTTATCTTTGTACGTATCATATGTCTGTCTTAAAGATTCTATGATCTCTCTGACATTTTGATTGGGTATTTCGTCGAACTCTTTTACTTTACACTCTAAATAATGGCGGATACAATTATTTCTGCTTAACTCAGTCATTTTATCTGGATCTTTAT is from Sulfurimonas sp. HSL-1656 and encodes:
- a CDS encoding ATP-dependent Clp protease adaptor ClpS — its product is MSTQLESKTELATSEPKMFAVFMLNDDYTTWEFCIKIINTVFHKTIAEADAITHDIHTKGKGLCGIYTYEIAETKAFMVREQARKEGFPMRCSVEEQ